One region of Cucurbita pepo subsp. pepo cultivar mu-cu-16 chromosome LG03, ASM280686v2, whole genome shotgun sequence genomic DNA includes:
- the LOC111789630 gene encoding putative vesicle-associated membrane protein 726 produces the protein MGQQSLIYSFVARGTVILAEYTEFTGNFTSIASQCLQKLPASNNKFTYNCDGHTFNYLVENGFTYCVVAVEAAGRQVPIAFLERVKEDFNKRYGGGKAATAVANSLNKEFGSKLKEHMQYCVDHPEEISKLAKVKAQVSEVKGVMMENIEKVLDRGEKIELLVDKTENLRSQAQDFRTQGKKMRRKMWFQNMKIKLIVLGIVIALILIIILSVCHGFHC, from the exons ATGGGGCAACAGTCGTTGATCTACAGCTTTGTGGCTAGAGGAACGGTGATTCTCGCTGAGTATACAGAGTTCACCGGAAATTTCACTAGCATCGCCTCTCAATGCCTCCAGAAGCTCCCTGCTTCGAATAATAAGTTCACCTACAACTGCGATGGCCACACCTTCAATTATCTCGTCGAGAACGGATTCA CTTATTGTGTAGTTGCTGTTGAAGCTGCTGGTAGACAAGTTCCTATTGCTTTTCTTGAGCGCGTCAAGGAAGACTTCAACAAGAGATATGGTGGTGGGAAAGCTGCGACTGCTGTTGCCAACAGTCTGAACAAAGAATTTGG atCAAAATTAAAGGAGCATATGCAATATTGTGTGGATCATCCTGAAGAGATCAGCAAGCTTGCTAAGGTGAAGGCTCAGGTTTCTGAAGTCAAGGGTGTTATGATGGAAAACATCGAGAAG GTTCTCGATCGTGGTGAGAAAATCGAGTTGTTAGTGGATAAAACAGAGAATCTCCGCTCACAG GCTCAGGATTTCAGGACGcagggaaagaaaatgaggagGAAGATGTGGTTCCAGAATATGAAGATAAAACTGATCGTTCTCGGTATTGTCATTGCTTTGATTCTCATCATTATTTTGTCGGTCTGTCATGGCTTTCATTGTTAA